A single Novipirellula galeiformis DNA region contains:
- a CDS encoding sulfatase family protein, which translates to MKSPVLATLFTLVVTTAAQAAPPPNILFIFTDDHCEQALSAYDPARISTPNLDRIAKQGMRFNRCLVTNSICGPSRAVIQTGKYSHLNGFKTNRDRFNGDQQTFPKLLRADGYQTAVIGKWHLVSTPQGFDHYDVLKGQGPYYNPPMLTAGADGKPVTRQHTGYTTEIITDKTLTWLKEQRDPQKPFMLMCQHKAPHRNWMPSPKYLNWLDDVTIPEPETLRDDYSGRTQSASRQQMTIKEHLNANDLKLTGYGTMNAQQRKLWDAAYGPKNAAFNEARVKMTEKEVIQWKYQRYVKDYLRCVKSVDDSVGEVLDYLEEAGLADNTVVIYSSDQGWYLGEHGWYDKRWMYEESLKTPLLVRWPGVVKAGETNNDVVSNLDFAETFLEIAGTKIPSDMQGRSLVPIFQGNTPADWRKTFYYHYYENPGAHNVARHYGVTNGRYKLIRFYALEGKPLDDWELFDLQKDPHELHSVYGDPDYAEVQADLEAELARLRKQYAVTEDPIRR; encoded by the coding sequence ATGAAATCCCCCGTTCTCGCGACCCTATTCACGCTGGTCGTCACTACAGCAGCGCAAGCGGCGCCGCCCCCCAACATCCTTTTCATCTTTACTGATGATCATTGCGAACAAGCGCTCAGCGCCTACGATCCCGCTCGCATCTCGACCCCGAACCTCGATCGCATTGCCAAGCAAGGAATGCGGTTTAACCGTTGTTTGGTGACCAATTCGATCTGTGGCCCCAGTCGTGCGGTGATCCAAACGGGCAAGTACAGTCACCTCAATGGCTTTAAAACCAACCGCGATCGATTCAACGGAGACCAACAAACGTTTCCAAAATTGCTGCGAGCGGACGGCTATCAAACTGCCGTGATTGGAAAGTGGCATCTCGTTTCCACCCCTCAAGGTTTCGATCACTACGACGTTTTGAAGGGACAAGGACCGTACTACAACCCGCCAATGTTGACCGCCGGTGCCGATGGCAAACCCGTCACGCGACAGCATACCGGATACACGACCGAGATCATCACCGACAAAACGTTGACGTGGCTGAAGGAACAACGGGATCCACAAAAGCCGTTCATGTTGATGTGCCAACACAAGGCACCCCATCGCAATTGGATGCCCAGTCCCAAGTACCTCAACTGGCTCGACGACGTCACGATCCCTGAACCGGAAACGCTGCGGGATGACTATTCCGGCCGCACCCAATCGGCCTCGCGTCAACAGATGACGATCAAGGAACATCTCAATGCCAACGACCTAAAACTGACCGGGTACGGCACCATGAATGCCCAGCAACGCAAGCTCTGGGATGCCGCCTACGGACCCAAAAACGCAGCGTTCAACGAGGCGCGAGTCAAGATGACGGAGAAAGAGGTCATCCAGTGGAAGTATCAACGCTATGTGAAAGACTACCTGCGATGTGTGAAGAGTGTTGACGACAGTGTCGGTGAGGTATTGGACTATCTCGAGGAAGCCGGCTTGGCTGACAACACCGTCGTCATTTACTCCTCCGACCAGGGTTGGTACTTGGGCGAACATGGTTGGTATGACAAACGATGGATGTATGAAGAATCGCTCAAGACCCCGCTGCTAGTTCGTTGGCCGGGCGTGGTCAAAGCGGGCGAGACCAACAATGACGTCGTTTCGAATCTCGATTTCGCGGAAACGTTTTTAGAGATCGCCGGAACGAAAATCCCCAGCGACATGCAAGGCCGCAGCTTGGTACCGATTTTCCAAGGCAACACGCCTGCCGATTGGCGAAAGACGTTTTATTACCACTACTACGAGAATCCTGGGGCGCACAATGTCGCGCGGCACTATGGCGTCACCAACGGCCGTTACAAACTGATTCGCTTCTATGCCCTCGAAGGTAAACCACTCGACGATTGGGAGCTGTTTGATTTACAGAAGGACCCGCACGAGCTGCACAGCGTCTACGGCGACCCTGACTACGCCGAGGTGCAAGCCGATTTGGAAGCGGAGCTGGCAAGGCTAAGGAAGCAGTATGCCGTCACCGAGGATCCCATCCGTCGTTGA
- a CDS encoding 3-keto-disaccharide hydrolase, with product MISRPRYALTSVCLALLVSDGLLSGSAPVMAAGPKGPVYTEAPDSEPNFPLMGEFVGPIKTDTEDKNVVALQIRPIGNDTFEAIQYLGGLPGEEGHQTETVQLIGRRSGDFVVLSGGPYAVFVEKEGCLVLDRKGNRIGELKRVERESSTLHAPAPKDGIVLFDGSSTDQFIDGQMTSDGLLMHGTKIKPMMQDFNLHLEFRLPYMPEALDQARGNSGIYLHGRYECQVLDSFATPPVFNGAGALYRFRAPDLNMCFPPLAWQTYDIQFTAARWDADGNKLRGAHVTSWLNGVKIQDDVELPGPTGAGKAEEPNLLPTLFQDHGDPVRFRNVWIVDRGLASGTFPVVPTPEELEALKKEQQAKIEREKKEQEKKARELKEKEEAKKKKQAEMKAAAEKAAAEKAAAEKAAAEKAAAEKAAAEKAAAEKAAAEKAKPGSDAAKPAEADKPAEAAK from the coding sequence ATGATCTCTCGGCCACGATACGCGCTCACCAGCGTCTGCTTGGCGCTCCTGGTCTCGGACGGTTTGTTGTCGGGTAGTGCCCCCGTGATGGCCGCGGGCCCCAAGGGGCCCGTCTACACCGAGGCGCCCGATTCGGAACCCAACTTTCCGCTGATGGGTGAGTTTGTCGGTCCGATCAAGACGGATACGGAGGATAAGAATGTCGTGGCGCTGCAAATTCGGCCGATCGGCAACGACACGTTCGAGGCGATTCAGTACCTCGGCGGGCTGCCAGGAGAAGAAGGGCATCAGACCGAGACGGTGCAATTGATCGGCCGTCGCAGCGGTGATTTTGTGGTTTTGTCGGGTGGCCCCTACGCCGTGTTCGTCGAAAAAGAGGGCTGCCTTGTGTTGGACCGCAAGGGAAACCGAATCGGGGAACTGAAGCGAGTCGAACGAGAGAGCTCGACTTTGCATGCACCCGCGCCGAAAGATGGGATCGTGTTGTTTGATGGCTCGTCGACCGACCAGTTTATCGATGGCCAAATGACGAGTGATGGTTTGTTGATGCACGGAACAAAAATCAAGCCGATGATGCAAGACTTCAACTTGCATCTCGAGTTTCGGTTGCCGTACATGCCCGAAGCATTGGATCAAGCTCGAGGCAACAGCGGTATTTATTTGCATGGACGCTACGAATGCCAGGTGCTCGACTCGTTCGCCACTCCACCAGTGTTCAATGGAGCGGGAGCCTTGTACCGATTCCGTGCTCCCGATTTGAACATGTGCTTCCCACCGCTGGCGTGGCAAACCTATGACATCCAATTTACCGCAGCACGCTGGGACGCCGACGGCAACAAACTCCGCGGCGCTCACGTGACCAGTTGGCTCAACGGCGTCAAAATCCAAGACGACGTCGAGTTGCCAGGACCGACGGGGGCAGGTAAAGCGGAAGAGCCCAACTTGTTGCCAACCTTGTTCCAAGACCATGGTGACCCGGTTCGTTTTCGCAACGTATGGATTGTCGATCGTGGATTGGCGAGCGGCACCTTCCCGGTCGTTCCGACCCCGGAAGAGCTGGAGGCTTTAAAGAAAGAACAGCAAGCGAAGATCGAGCGTGAGAAAAAGGAACAAGAGAAGAAGGCTCGCGAGCTGAAAGAAAAGGAAGAAGCGAAGAAGAAGAAGCAAGCTGAGATGAAGGCGGCTGCGGAGAAAGCAGCTGCAGAAAAAGCGGCTGCAGAAAAAGCGGCTGCAGAAAAAGCGGCTGCAGAAAAAGCGGCGGCTGAGAAAGCAGCGGCGGAGAAGGCAGCGGCGGAGAAGGCCAAACCGGGATCGGACGCGGCGAAGCCGGCAGAGGCTGACAAGCCTGCCGAAGCGGCGAAGTAA
- a CDS encoding ABC transporter permease subunit, which yields MIDRVLLKKYIGQSLLLFLSCGLALFAFAWVRVWVVSLLDMGRFQNIVEQFRDFEKFSPIPFDVLFTYPGRVGMTYDEPIVILCIVIWCISRGSDVVSGELGRGTLEMVLSQPISRTRLLFSHAAVSVVGLALLCLLVWAGIGAGVQTTSVKETVPPPTIRIPIIEFDFPLTMGEPEIQTLHLRDRVDVRMYAAPTFHLFAFGFFLIGLATLLSSLDRYRWRTVGVTVAIYIVQTVMFGLGKAAESLQFLLSMTFLSCYKPQQMASMVAGDTLYTPWTLTHRVDDTMLPPLVYPLILIGFGVVFYIAAMVCFNRRDLPAPL from the coding sequence ATGATCGACCGTGTTTTATTAAAGAAATATATCGGCCAATCACTGCTGCTGTTTTTGTCGTGTGGGTTGGCCCTCTTTGCATTCGCGTGGGTACGAGTTTGGGTCGTCAGTCTGTTGGACATGGGGCGATTCCAAAACATCGTGGAACAGTTCCGCGACTTTGAAAAGTTTTCCCCCATCCCGTTCGATGTACTGTTCACCTATCCCGGGCGAGTTGGGATGACGTATGACGAACCGATCGTAATCCTGTGCATCGTGATCTGGTGCATCTCGCGTGGCAGTGACGTGGTCAGTGGCGAACTGGGACGAGGAACGTTGGAAATGGTCCTCTCGCAACCGATCAGCCGGACACGGTTACTGTTTTCGCACGCCGCCGTCTCGGTGGTCGGGTTGGCGTTATTGTGCCTGTTGGTGTGGGCCGGGATTGGGGCCGGAGTGCAGACGACCAGCGTGAAAGAGACGGTGCCTCCCCCGACGATTCGCATTCCCATCATCGAGTTTGATTTTCCGCTGACGATGGGCGAACCCGAAATACAGACATTGCACTTGAGGGATCGCGTGGATGTGCGAATGTACGCCGCGCCCACCTTCCATCTGTTCGCGTTTGGCTTCTTTTTGATCGGCCTCGCAACGCTGCTCAGCAGCCTCGATCGCTATCGATGGCGGACGGTCGGTGTCACGGTCGCGATCTACATCGTACAAACGGTCATGTTTGGTCTTGGCAAAGCGGCCGAGTCGCTCCAATTCCTGCTGTCGATGACGTTCCTAAGCTGCTACAAGCCACAGCAGATGGCGTCGATGGTCGCTGGCGACACGCTCTACACACCGTGGACGCTGACTCACCGCGTCGATGATACGATGCTGCCACCGCTGGTGTACCCGTTGATTTTGATTGGCTTCGGGGTCGTGTTTTACATCGCTGCGATGGTTTGTTTTAACCGTCGCGATCTTCCCGCACCGCTTTAA
- a CDS encoding ABC transporter ATP-binding protein, which yields MNPPLKPTDQRIDADPNPPQDGVDVLRCDALCKRYGDFEALVDCSLRVGSGDIFGLLGPNGAGKTTLIRLLLGYLHPSGGRATVLGIDAERDSVAVRRQVAYLPGDARLPRHMRGEGVLKFFAEMHPFGDLQRSRDVAERLELNTKTRVAFMSTGMRQKLALAVVFGPQTPLLILDEPTANLDPTVRAAVLQLVIEARNNGRTVMLSSHVLSEIEDTCNRVAFLRHGRLAHEMWMSDLFQRHRMTAITSQSSLAVPETLQEAVRVSMRPSRLAHHQVQIDTAGDLGPILKWIDSLDLKQIRFEPYGLRTVYESVHAGESVCTTLLGDPGVPNADVIAESGAGA from the coding sequence TTGAATCCGCCCCTAAAACCCACCGACCAACGGATCGACGCCGATCCGAACCCTCCGCAGGACGGCGTCGATGTGCTGCGTTGCGACGCCTTGTGCAAACGCTATGGCGACTTTGAGGCGTTGGTCGATTGCTCGCTGCGTGTCGGCAGTGGAGACATTTTTGGCCTGCTGGGGCCCAACGGAGCGGGAAAGACCACGTTGATTCGGCTGCTGCTCGGCTATCTGCATCCTAGCGGCGGGAGGGCGACCGTGCTCGGGATCGATGCCGAACGAGACAGCGTTGCGGTACGACGTCAAGTGGCTTACCTGCCCGGTGACGCCCGATTGCCTCGGCACATGCGTGGCGAGGGGGTGCTGAAATTTTTTGCCGAGATGCATCCCTTCGGTGATCTGCAACGCAGTCGCGATGTTGCTGAGCGTTTAGAACTGAATACCAAAACCCGTGTGGCGTTTATGTCGACCGGGATGCGACAAAAACTGGCGCTCGCCGTCGTATTCGGGCCGCAAACACCGCTGTTGATTCTGGATGAACCGACCGCGAATCTCGATCCCACCGTCCGCGCCGCGGTACTGCAATTGGTCATCGAAGCGCGTAACAACGGCCGCACGGTCATGTTGTCCTCGCACGTGCTCAGCGAGATCGAAGACACTTGCAACCGCGTCGCTTTCTTGCGACATGGCCGCTTGGCCCACGAGATGTGGATGAGCGACTTGTTCCAGCGTCACCGCATGACGGCGATCACCAGCCAATCCTCGCTTGCCGTTCCCGAGACGCTGCAAGAAGCGGTCCGCGTCTCAATGCGTCCCTCGCGACTTGCCCACCATCAAGTCCAGATCGACACCGCCGGCGACCTCGGCCCCATTCTAAAATGGATCGATTCTCTCGATTTGAAACAGATTCGTTTCGAGCCGTATGGACTCCGCACGGTGTATGAATCCGTCCATGCCGGCGAATCGGTCTGCACCACGTTGCTAGGAGACCCCGGAGTGCCAAATGCGGATGTGATCGCAGAATCGGGAGCCGGAGCATGA
- the argJ gene encoding bifunctional glutamate N-acetyltransferase/amino-acid acetyltransferase ArgJ translates to MSNSPLFLPRGFRFAGTTCGIKASGKPDVSLIVSDRPIVAAGVYTTNQIVAAPVVLSRSRTPSAAIRAVLTNSGNANACTGEQGMADAKATCAQLAELVGCNENDVLVMSTGVIGKPLPMDKIRVGVEQAHGKLANDDTAFIEAAEAIRTTDADRKTESCELTLGGQTIRIAAMAKGAGMIAPNMATMLSVMCTDASLTEQDAQQMLARVANVSFNRVSVDGHTSTNDTLLLLASGSDDPLSGDALAQFEASLTELAIKLAKQLVADGEGATHVMQIHVVGASSDTSAEIIAKTVAASPLVKTAISGGDPNWGRIVSAAGYAGQPIEPSQVALSVCGQSIYDKGTPLSFDAASLSGTMKAHPQIDIELRVGSGAGEATYWSSDLTTDYVRFNSEYTT, encoded by the coding sequence ATGTCGAATTCACCCTTGTTTTTGCCACGCGGTTTCCGTTTTGCTGGTACGACGTGCGGAATCAAAGCCAGTGGGAAACCGGATGTTTCGTTAATTGTATCGGATCGACCGATCGTCGCAGCGGGGGTCTACACCACGAATCAAATCGTCGCCGCCCCCGTCGTGCTGTCGCGTTCACGGACCCCCTCCGCTGCGATCCGAGCGGTGCTCACCAACAGCGGCAACGCCAACGCATGTACCGGCGAGCAAGGCATGGCAGACGCCAAGGCGACCTGTGCTCAGCTCGCCGAGTTGGTCGGATGCAATGAAAACGATGTGTTGGTGATGAGCACCGGCGTGATCGGTAAACCGTTGCCGATGGACAAGATCCGTGTGGGAGTGGAACAGGCGCACGGCAAACTCGCTAACGATGACACCGCGTTCATCGAAGCTGCCGAAGCGATTCGCACGACGGATGCGGATCGTAAAACCGAATCATGCGAGTTAACGCTCGGTGGCCAAACGATTCGGATCGCCGCGATGGCCAAAGGCGCGGGCATGATCGCCCCGAACATGGCGACGATGTTGTCGGTGATGTGCACCGATGCTTCGCTTACCGAGCAAGACGCCCAACAAATGCTTGCTCGCGTGGCAAACGTTAGTTTCAATCGTGTCAGCGTCGATGGACACACCAGTACGAACGACACGCTATTGTTGTTGGCCAGCGGCAGTGACGATCCACTTTCGGGTGACGCGTTGGCCCAATTTGAAGCGTCGCTCACGGAGCTCGCGATCAAGCTTGCCAAGCAATTAGTTGCTGACGGCGAAGGCGCGACCCACGTGATGCAGATTCACGTCGTCGGGGCGTCAAGTGATACGTCGGCCGAGATCATTGCCAAAACCGTGGCCGCAAGCCCGTTGGTCAAAACCGCGATCTCCGGGGGTGATCCCAATTGGGGGCGAATCGTTTCAGCCGCCGGCTACGCGGGCCAGCCGATCGAACCGTCACAGGTTGCCTTGTCCGTCTGTGGCCAATCGATCTACGACAAAGGGACCCCGCTATCGTTTGATGCCGCGTCACTGAGCGGGACGATGAAGGCGCATCCGCAAATCGATATCGAGTTGCGAGTCGGCTCCGGAGCGGGCGAAGCGACGTATTGGTCGAGCGACTTGACGACCGACTATGTTCGCTTCAATTCCGAGTACACCACTTGA
- a CDS encoding NADP-dependent isocitrate dehydrogenase, producing MSQSDSKIVYTHTDEAPALATYSLLPIIRAFTSAAGITVETKDISLAGRILAGFSDTLPSNQQHSDALAELGELAKQAEANIIKLPNVSASIPQLKSAIAELQKNGFAIPDFPDEPKTDAEKDARARYAKVLGSAVNPVLREGNSDRRVAAPVKEYAKQNPHSMGKWSADSKTNVATMSDGDFYGSEQSHVMNEAGDVRIELLAKDGTTTVLKEKLSLLAGEIIDASRMSRQSLCDFLAREIEDAKSQGVLLSLHLKATMMKVSDPIIFGHAVQVYYRDVFAKYADLFDELGVNPNNGIGDVYARIETLPEAKKQEILADLQAVYNDRPPLAMVDSDRGITNLHVPSDVIVDASMPAAIRSSGKMWGPDGKLHDTKAIIPDRCYSGVYQATIDFCKQNGAFDVTTMGNVANVGLMAQKAEEYGSHDKTFEIPCDGSVRVVDANGNVLMQHEVEQGDIWRMCQTKDLPVRDWVRLAVSRARATGSATIFWLDENRAHDANLIAKVNEYLPSHDTAGLDIQIMSPVDATRLSCQRAKDGLDTISVTGNVLRDYLTDLFPILELGTSAKMLSIVPLLAGGGLFETGAGGSAPKHVQQLLEENHLRWDSLGEFLALAVSLEDLGAKTSNRRAQVLAETLNAATGKYLTQDKSPSRKVNEIDNRGSHFYLALYWAEALAAQDSDAELKSHFQSLAATLAENEDKIVSELNSVQGKAVDIGGYYQPDCKKASEVMRPSATLNATIDAMATC from the coding sequence ATGTCTCAAAGCGATTCAAAGATTGTCTACACCCACACTGACGAAGCTCCTGCTCTAGCAACCTATTCGTTGCTACCGATCATTCGTGCGTTCACGTCAGCGGCCGGAATCACAGTCGAAACGAAAGACATTTCACTCGCGGGACGCATTTTGGCTGGTTTTTCGGACACGCTGCCCAGCAACCAACAACACTCCGACGCGCTGGCGGAATTGGGTGAATTAGCGAAGCAAGCGGAAGCAAATATCATCAAGCTTCCTAATGTCAGCGCTTCGATTCCTCAGTTGAAGTCGGCCATCGCGGAATTGCAAAAAAATGGATTTGCGATTCCTGATTTCCCCGATGAACCCAAGACCGATGCGGAAAAGGATGCGCGGGCACGCTACGCCAAGGTGCTCGGCAGTGCAGTGAACCCAGTCCTTCGCGAAGGCAATTCCGATCGACGCGTGGCCGCGCCGGTCAAGGAGTATGCGAAACAAAACCCACACTCGATGGGGAAATGGAGCGCCGATTCGAAGACGAATGTGGCCACGATGAGTGACGGAGACTTCTACGGCAGCGAGCAATCGCACGTGATGAACGAAGCGGGCGATGTGCGAATCGAATTGTTGGCCAAGGATGGGACCACGACGGTTTTGAAGGAAAAACTATCGCTGCTCGCGGGCGAGATCATCGATGCTTCGCGAATGAGCCGGCAATCGCTCTGTGACTTCCTGGCTCGCGAAATCGAGGATGCAAAGAGCCAAGGCGTGTTGTTGTCGCTGCACCTCAAAGCGACCATGATGAAAGTTTCCGACCCGATTATTTTCGGCCATGCGGTCCAAGTTTACTACCGCGACGTGTTCGCTAAGTATGCCGATTTATTTGACGAGCTTGGGGTCAATCCCAACAACGGCATCGGCGACGTTTACGCTCGGATCGAGACGCTTCCCGAAGCGAAAAAACAAGAAATTCTTGCTGATCTTCAGGCGGTTTACAACGATCGTCCCCCGTTGGCGATGGTCGATTCGGATCGTGGCATCACGAACCTGCATGTGCCAAGCGATGTCATCGTTGACGCTTCGATGCCAGCGGCGATCCGCTCCTCAGGAAAAATGTGGGGGCCCGATGGAAAGCTGCACGACACCAAAGCGATCATTCCCGACCGTTGCTACAGCGGAGTGTATCAAGCGACCATTGATTTCTGTAAGCAAAACGGCGCGTTCGATGTTACCACGATGGGCAACGTTGCCAACGTTGGTTTGATGGCGCAAAAGGCCGAAGAGTACGGTTCCCACGACAAGACGTTTGAAATCCCCTGCGACGGCAGTGTGCGCGTCGTCGATGCCAACGGCAACGTGCTAATGCAGCATGAAGTCGAGCAAGGCGATATCTGGCGGATGTGCCAAACCAAGGACCTGCCCGTGCGAGACTGGGTGCGTTTGGCGGTCAGCCGCGCTCGCGCGACCGGTTCGGCCACCATCTTTTGGCTCGACGAAAATCGTGCTCACGACGCCAACCTGATCGCCAAAGTCAACGAGTATTTGCCTTCGCACGATACCGCTGGCCTTGATATCCAAATCATGTCCCCGGTCGATGCCACTCGCTTGTCGTGCCAACGAGCCAAAGACGGACTCGATACGATTTCGGTCACCGGAAACGTTTTGCGGGACTACCTGACCGACTTGTTCCCTATTTTGGAATTGGGAACGAGTGCAAAGATGTTGTCGATCGTTCCTCTTTTGGCAGGCGGTGGATTATTCGAAACCGGTGCGGGCGGATCGGCTCCGAAGCATGTCCAACAACTGCTCGAAGAAAATCACTTGCGTTGGGATTCACTCGGCGAGTTCTTGGCGCTGGCGGTCTCGCTCGAAGATCTCGGAGCAAAAACGAGCAACCGACGCGCCCAAGTGCTGGCCGAAACGTTGAACGCAGCGACCGGAAAGTACTTGACTCAAGACAAGTCGCCATCGCGTAAAGTCAATGAAATCGATAACCGCGGTAGCCACTTCTACTTGGCGTTGTACTGGGCGGAGGCTCTGGCAGCCCAAGATTCCGATGCTGAATTGAAGTCCCATTTTCAATCGCTTGCCGCCACGCTCGCCGAAAACGAGGACAAGATTGTCAGCGAGTTGAATTCGGTCCAAGGCAAAGCGGTCGACATCGGGGGGTACTACCAACCAGATTGCAAGAAGGCCAGCGAAGTGATGCGTCCCAGTGCGACGCTAAACGCGACCATCGATGCGATGGCGACCTGCTAG
- a CDS encoding SGNH/GDSL hydrolase family protein has product MNHLRFCVLLFAVGFATVMTSLDCDASDPARAKVVCFGDSITKQGYSEILASLLDVQAINAGVGGNTTSQALRRMSRDVLAQHPDVVVILFGTNDTRIDNAGVFVPLEKYTANLHQMIDACEKQEARVVLCTIPPINHERYFTRHDKAAFERVGGLGVLLTKYREAVVQVASQRNVAVVDLNQLLQEQPEWLSDDGVHASKEGVAILAKHIAKAVRPLIEAGPK; this is encoded by the coding sequence ATGAACCACCTTCGTTTCTGCGTCTTGTTGTTCGCCGTCGGGTTCGCGACCGTGATGACTTCGCTTGATTGTGATGCGAGCGACCCAGCCCGTGCCAAAGTGGTCTGTTTTGGGGACAGCATCACGAAGCAAGGTTACTCCGAAATCTTGGCTTCGCTGCTGGATGTCCAAGCCATCAATGCGGGCGTTGGCGGCAATACGACCTCCCAAGCCCTGCGGCGAATGTCACGCGATGTGCTAGCGCAGCATCCCGATGTGGTGGTGATCTTGTTTGGCACGAACGACACTCGGATCGACAATGCCGGCGTCTTCGTGCCGTTGGAAAAGTACACGGCGAATCTGCACCAGATGATTGATGCGTGTGAGAAACAAGAGGCACGCGTGGTCTTGTGCACCATTCCTCCGATCAATCACGAACGCTACTTTACGCGTCATGATAAAGCGGCGTTTGAGCGAGTCGGTGGGCTCGGTGTGCTGTTAACCAAGTATCGTGAAGCGGTCGTGCAAGTGGCGAGTCAGCGGAACGTTGCGGTCGTCGATTTGAATCAACTGTTACAGGAACAGCCCGAGTGGCTCAGTGACGATGGGGTGCATGCCTCGAAAGAGGGCGTTGCGATTTTAGCAAAGCATATCGCCAAAGCCGTCCGTCCTCTGATTGAAGCGGGGCCAAAGTAA
- the trxA gene encoding thioredoxin: MVKKISESAFEREVLDADVPVLVDFYANWCAPCRKMTPMLDKLMSEAKGRYKVVKVDTETESELATQYRVTTLPTLIVFTRGRAGKPLVGVQDKLTLMMALGLV, translated from the coding sequence ATGGTAAAGAAGATTTCTGAATCGGCGTTCGAACGCGAAGTGCTCGACGCCGACGTTCCGGTACTTGTCGATTTCTATGCAAATTGGTGTGCACCGTGCCGCAAAATGACCCCGATGCTCGACAAATTGATGTCCGAGGCAAAGGGCCGCTACAAGGTGGTCAAAGTCGATACGGAGACGGAGAGCGAATTGGCGACTCAGTACCGCGTCACGACGCTACCGACGTTGATCGTGTTCACCCGCGGGCGGGCGGGCAAGCCGTTGGTCGGCGTGCAAGACAAACTGACGCTGATGATGGCGCTAGGATTGGTCTGA
- a CDS encoding 3-keto-disaccharide hydrolase, translating to MKRLTAGLITTLLLSPSVSFAQDDAAPPTAAAKTAADRVVMFDGKSLEGWKGREDLWSVEEGQIVGKTTDTDPIDANTFLIWQGDAPQDFELVAWFKIEGGNSGIQYRSKIVDEAKFIVGGYQADIDFTNQFAGILYEERGRGILAQRGHQVTIDAEGKMHDQSFADGKALASAIHPGEWNEYRIVARGNQLQHFINGTMTAEVIDQQPEKASSDGVIAFQLHRGPAMTVRFKNIVLLK from the coding sequence ATGAAACGCCTTACCGCCGGTTTGATCACAACCCTGCTCCTTTCCCCCTCCGTTTCGTTCGCCCAGGATGACGCGGCCCCTCCCACCGCCGCCGCGAAAACCGCTGCCGATCGAGTGGTGATGTTTGATGGCAAGAGCCTAGAGGGCTGGAAAGGCCGTGAGGATTTGTGGTCGGTCGAAGAGGGCCAGATTGTCGGCAAGACCACCGATACCGATCCCATCGACGCGAACACCTTTTTGATTTGGCAGGGCGACGCGCCGCAAGACTTTGAATTGGTCGCTTGGTTCAAAATCGAAGGTGGCAACTCGGGAATCCAGTATCGCAGCAAAATTGTCGATGAAGCGAAATTCATCGTGGGCGGTTACCAAGCCGACATCGACTTTACCAACCAATTTGCCGGGATCTTGTACGAAGAACGGGGACGTGGAATCCTGGCCCAACGAGGTCATCAAGTGACGATCGATGCCGAGGGCAAGATGCACGACCAATCGTTTGCCGATGGGAAAGCACTCGCCAGCGCGATCCATCCCGGAGAGTGGAACGAGTACCGCATTGTCGCTCGCGGCAACCAACTTCAACACTTCATTAACGGCACGATGACAGCCGAGGTGATTGACCAACAACCCGAAAAAGCATCGTCCGATGGCGTGATTGCCTTCCAATTGCACCGCGGCCCTGCGATGACCGTACGCTTCAAAAACATCGTTTTGCTAAAGTAA